The Drosophila bipectinata strain 14024-0381.07 chromosome 3L, DbipHiC1v2, whole genome shotgun sequence region CAAGTAAACAATGCCGGCCGAAAGTGCCAGATTCAAGAGATGTCTAAACTGTCTGGCTACTGTTTTGAAATCAAGATAGGATGGCTTCCGTTTCTTCAGCTTGTCGGTCAAAAAGCAAACGGAAAACGGCTGTCTTTCCGAAATGGAGATTCCCGAAAGAAACTACAAAGAGAGTCTTGAATGTTGGATGGATTATACATTTTAACTTAGTAGCTTACCATCAAATCAATAATATCCAGTTTTTTAAAGGTTAGGCCATTACTGGAATTTGAAGCTACAAGCTTCTTTGCCTCAGAGTCTTTACCGTCGAATTCGGCTTTCCAGGTCTCCTGCATCAAGGAAAAGTATTCTCCCTGCTGGCAGTAGGCTGCGGCAATTAAAAGCATCCACATGGCCAAGTGCCAGGACAGTAAAATAAAGGATGTTATGACGCGGGCTTTGGTACCCTGTATTTTTTGAATATCCTGGCCATCCCAAACAGCTTCATCTTCCAGATCGTCTTGGGTCTTCAGTTGCTGTACGACTTCACGGGATTCAAAGCTACAAAACTGCAGAAAGTCCGCAAGCCGAAGTCCCACAATGAACATGAAGAGGATGTATGTCATTTTAAAATAGGAGCCAGCCAAGACATTAACCGACTTCTGAAAGGGTAGAAGACTGTGTAGCTGAAACTGAAATAGTTTCAGATTCCTTTGAAGTCTCAGTTCTTTCAGGGATCGCAGCCACCCTGCACATATCAGGTGGTACAAAACATGAAGGGCCATAATCAAGACGAACAGCAGACGTGCCAGGCCAACCAGAAAGTTTATGACGTCGAACAGCTCTTTCATAGTAAGTATTT contains the following coding sequences:
- the Grl62a gene encoding uncharacterized protein Grl62a codes for the protein MSRIRFILTLVKVFHFPLFILGFLQLGKSRKENCNCCRYAATIFITLILCYHKLLSVKVEKENLLVNTLNIEYRPLRNRLDLVSESTHSIYFFMTMIWSVMYRGQLRKLIDEAKSAYKRLRSLVGKHLEIECSWLVFIYGIVLVMLLATFLIKTLCLDFPQHKGEAKILTMKELFDVINFLVGLARLLFVLIMALHVLYHLICAGWLRSLKELRLQRNLKLFQFQLHSLLPFQKSVNVLAGSYFKMTYILFMFIVGLRLADFLQFCSFESREVVQQLKTQDDLEDEAVWDGQDIQKIQGTKARVITSFILLSWHLAMWMLLIAAAYCQQGEYFSLMQETWKAEFDGKDSEAKKLVASNSSNGLTFKKLDIIDLMFLSGISISERQPFSVCFLTDKLKKRKPSYLDFKTVARQFRHLLNLALSAGIVYLAQQMEIRHLQTHFKQEA